DNA from Desulfarculus baarsii DSM 2075:
GCCTTGCCCGGCAGGGGAGCTTATATCTGCCGCCGGGCCGAATGCGTCGAGCGCCTGGCCCGTATGGGCCGCCGGCGCGACGGCGTCTTCAAGAAACCGGTCCAGGAGCAAGCCTGGACCAAATTGTTGAGCCGGCTCAGGCGACAATTCGCCCCGGCTCCGTGACACCTCGGGAGTTTTTGATTTTCTTATGCGGGTTTTCGAGCTGGCCAAAGACCT
Protein-coding regions in this window:
- a CDS encoding YlxR family protein translates to MTERGRGAPERTCVACKKRAPQEELLRLALRGAEVEPDPKRALPGRGAYICRRAECVERLARMGRRRDGVFKKPVQEQAWTKLLSRLRRQFAPAP